The Garra rufa chromosome 8, GarRuf1.0, whole genome shotgun sequence genome has a segment encoding these proteins:
- the LOC141340202 gene encoding uncharacterized protein, translated as MWCAEFKHKFTSVLSQSTSAPGFTVNKNTPVASRLNAEGAGRQKHDNIKEPRDNSVSEPHRSWPFFSLSTRWRQRSIYGIGSSFGSSSGGMERVFSAPVGPYDCNQGLQASVRCKTPSFQRGYSVCSKRGFSSGVRSGNILPSREKSYKTSSSGGNSEGLLLPLFSNSKERRGTAPDTGSTCSKQALKGVQIQDAHSRGSHSFNPPGRLVCHGRSQGCVLSYKHLSGAQEISQVFLSERSVRICYSPVRAQPRSTGVQQMHRSSIISSETQGSQNICLFGRLSDLRSFEGARGARHRDTHVSSHESGVQDQLCQKPADPVPGDRVSRLANRLGRISRYALEKEDNGVLSVPSPVSRGKPGLVQDLSPPYGHDGFVSVCGSAGLAENEELPALGCSEASVPTPAPRTQSENYHGVRDGASSVEKPLCIPDRNLDGERVSEKSSDYGRIPNGMGSCFSGQIGKRSLDASISQTSHKHAGVNGSLSSAETFSSILGGFSCSSQDRQHNSGGIYQSPRGNAFVATAQSSAQADCLERSAFQFAARNARPGSPECGSGPPVEGQPVIWRMGTPLAGGESDLGNIRQGCRRSIRLASKRKMSAVFLSQRRKCTLGCGCAGTPVAERVAIRVPTTESNFSHPRQNKRKRIISPSDSPSLAREAVAGRDCPTPLGRALATPVASGPAVPSGGANFSPPSGTDESLGLAREGLNLNALGLPQEVINTIQSARAPSTRSLYDLKWRVFDDWCTRKGVIPFQCAVSEVLCFLQSLLNNGRAFSTIKVYLAAISACHVGFEGVSVGRHPLIGRFMKGVRRLRPVSKRLVPSWDLSMVLNALTQTPFEPLESVHIKFLSLKTVLLLALASAKRVGELHALSVHQTCLKFSPDDSKVTLLPNPAFVPKVSDSAYNCSALELRAFYPPPFSSEEERKLHTLCPVRALRFYVNRTQSFRKNDQLLVSWATHCKGKPISSQRLSHWMVEAIELAYTSMGLQAPEGLHAHSTRGISTSWALFKGISVGDICAAASWASPHTFIRFYRLDVTAPSLAHAVLRVGSLED; from the coding sequence ATGTGGTGTGCGGAGTTCAAGCACAAGTTCACAAGTGTATTGTCACAAAGCACTTCAGCCCCTGGGTTCACAGTCAATAAAAACACCCCTGTCGCATCCAGGCTCAATGCCGAGGGCGCAGGGAGACAAAAACATGATAATATCAAAGAACCAAGAGATAATTCGGTCTCTGAGCCACACAGATCATGGCCGTTTTTCTCTCTGTCCACTAGATGGCGCCAGCGCTCCATCTATGGAATCGGTTCATCCTTTGGCTCTTCATCAGGAGGCATGGAGAGAGTGTTCTCCGCACCCGTGGGTCCTTACGACTGTAACCAGGGGTTACAGGCTTCAGTTCGCTGTAAAACCCCCTCCTTTCAACGGGGTTATAGCGTCTGCAGCAAACGGGGATTCAGCTCGGGTGTTAGAAGCGGAAATATCCTCCCTTCTAGAGAAAAGAGCTATAAGACGAGTTCCAGTGGGGGAAACTCAGAGGGGTTATTACTCCCGTTATTTTCTAATTCCAAAGAAAGACGGGGGACTGCGCCCGATACTGGATCTACGTGCTCTAAACAAGCACTTAAGGGAGTACAAATTCAGGATGCTCACAGTCGTGGCTCTCACTCGTTCAATCCGCCGGGGAGATTGGTTTGCCACGGTCGATCTCAAGGATGCGTACTTTCATATAAGCATCTATCCGGCGCACAGGAAATATCTCAGGTTTTCCTTTCAGAACGAAGTGTACGAATTTGTTACTCTCCCGTTCGGGCTCAGCCTCGCTCCACGGGTGTTCAGCAGATGCATAGAAGCAGCATTATCTCCTCTGAGACACAGGGGTCTCAGAATATCTGCTTATTTGGACGATTATCTGATCTGCGCTCATTCGAGGGAGCGCGCGGAGCGAGACATAGAGATACTCACGTCTCATCTCACGAATCTGGGGTTCAGGATCAACTTTGCCAAAAGCCAGCTGATCCCGTCCCAGGAGATAGAGTATCTAGGCTTGCGAATAGACTCGGTAGAATATCGCGCTATGCTCTCGAAAAGGAGGATAATGGCGTTTTATCAGTGCCTAGCCCAGTTTCGCGTGGGAAACCTGGTCTCGTACAGGACCTGTCTCCGCCTTATGGGCATGATGGCTTCGTCTCTGTCTGTGGTTCCGCTGGGCTTGCTGAAAATGAGGAGCTTCCAGCATTGGGTTGCAGCGAAGCGTCTGTGCCCACGCCGGCACCTCGCACGCAGAGTGAAAATTACCACGGAGTGCGTGATGGCGCTTCATCAGTGGAGAAACCCCTGTGTATTCCGGACAGGAATCTTGATGGGGAGCGTGTCTCTGAGAAAAGTAGTGACTACGGACGCATCCCTAATGGGATGGGGAGCTGTTTTTCAGGGCAGATCGGTAAACGGTCGTTGGACGCCTCAATTTCGCAGACTTCACATAAACATGCTGGAGTTAATGGCAGTCTTTCTAGCGCTGAAACATTTTCGTCCATTCTTGGAGGGTTTTCATGTTCTAGTCAGGACAGACAACACAACAGTGGTGGCATATATCAATCGCCAAGGGGGAACGCGTTCGTTGCAACTGCACAATCTAGCGCGCAAGCTGATTGTCTGGAGCGCAGCGCATTTCAGTTCGCTGCGCGCAACGCACGTCCCGGGAGTCCTGAATGTGGGAGCGGACCTCCTGTCGAGGGGCAACCTGTTATATGGAGAATGGGTACTCCACTCGCAGGTGGTGAATCAGATCTGGGAAATATACGGCAGGGCTGCCGTAGATCTATTCGCCTCGCGAGCAAACGCAAAATGTCCGCTGTATTTCTCTCTCAGAGACGAAAGTGCACCCTTGGGTGTGGATGCGCTGGCACACCCGTGGCCGAACGTGTTGCTATACGCGTTCCCACCACTGAGTCTAATTTCTCCCACCCTAGACAGAATAAGAGAAAACGGATTATCTCTCCTTCTGATAGCCCCTCATTGGCCAGGGAGGCTGTGGCTGGCAGAGATTGTCCAACTCCTTTGGGGAGAGCCCTGGCAACTCCCGTTGCGTCGGGACCTGCTGTCCCAAGCGGAGGGGCAAATTTTTCACCCCCATCCGGAACGGATGAATCTTTGGGTCTGGCCCGTGAAGGGTTGAATCTAAACGCACTCGGACTTCCCCAGGAGGTCATAAATACTATACAGAGTGCTAGAGCCCCATCAACGCGCTCGCTGTATGATTTGAAATGGCGGGTCTTTGATGACTGGTGCACTCGTAAAGGAGTTATTCCTTTTCAGTGTGCGGTGAGTGAGGTTCTCTGTTTCTTGCAAAGCTTACTGAACAATGGGAGAGCGTTCTCTACCATTAAGGTTTACCTGGCTGCAATTTCAGCCTGTCATGTGGGCTTCGAAGGAGTTTCAGTGGGCCGGCACCCTCTTATAGGCCGTTTTATGAAGGGGGTGAGGCGTTTGAGACCAGTGTCGAAGCGACTGGTCCCATCATGGGATTTGTCTATGGTCTTGAATGCTTTGACTCAGACCCCGTTTGAGCCTCTGGAGAGTGTTCATATTAAGTTCCTATCATTGAAAACGGTCTTACTACTGGCTTTAGCCTCAGCTAAGCGAGTGGGGGAGTTACATGCCTTGTCGGTTCATCAAACATGTCTAAAATTTAGTCCGGATGACAGCAAAGTTACACTGCTGCCAAACCCAGCTTTTGTTCCCAAAGTCAGTGATTCAGCTTATAACTGCTCTGCTTTGGAGTTACGTGCTTTCTACCCTCCTCCATTTTCTTCAGAGGAGGAGAGGAAATTGCACACTTTGTGTCCTGTACGAGCGTTACGCTTTTATGTAAACAGGACACAGTCGTTCAggaaaaatgatcaattattggttTCATGGGCCACTCATTGTAAGGGTAAGCCGATCTCCTCGCAGCGCCTCTCCCATTGGATGGTCGAGGCGATCGAACTAGCCTATACATCTATGGGTCTTCAGGCCCCAGAGGGCCTTCATGCACATTCCACACGAGGTATTTCTACCTCATGGGCCCTGTTCAAGGGGATTTCAGTGGGAGATATTTGTGCGGCGGCTAGTTGGGCTTCACCCCATACATTTATCAGATTTTACCGTCTTGATGTCACTGCGCCTTCATTGGCTCATGCAGTTCTTAGAGTTGGCTCTTTGGAGGACTAA